The genomic window AACTGTCTCGCATGTCAAGTCCAACAAGTTCTTAATGTTGAGATAATTTGCAGCCATGAGTAGATGGAAAAGTGTTTCTTGATCAACATTCACCAACTCCTTGTCCCACTTCTGCGTTTCCTCATTGACCTCAGTAATTTCACCACCACTCTCGCGGTGCTTCTTGCCGTACTCGATAACCATCTTCAAGATTTTGCTATTTACATTAACCAAAGGGATTGGATTATCAGCGCAATCTTCTTCGATCATGTGCTTAATGGTCAGTGAATGATGAGCGATGATATCCTCGACTTCAAAAATCTCGCCTTCTGAACTCTTTAATGATATCATCCTGCTTGGTGTCGACATGATTCAAACTGCAAAGTGTGTTGAACTCAAACCCTAGAATCCGCGCGGCGTCGCCCTTTTTCTTTGGAACCTATGAATTTGTGAAAGGGTAGATGGATTTCATAAATATTTATATGAGATGGATGAAAAGTTAGCCCAACTCGAATAAGGAAATCCAATTAATCCGAACTCTCTAGAAACTTGGGCTACTTTTACTTTGAACTTTTTACCTTCTTTTCTTCGTATGTTCAGTCGGTTTCTGATTTCCGAGACTCCCGAGACTTCTATATTCGATGCACCTGAAACCTTCACGCATTCCTTTTTTTGCCGGGCTAAATCGGAGCCTATAACTACATGACAAAAATGATTATTAAAAGTAAAAATAGTAACCCCTTATCCATCTATTTTACATAATGACTATTTTATCCCTGATTAATTGGTGCTAATCgggtgattaattgatgtttagtCAAATTAAACTAGCAATAAATTAATCttgattcatcatcaaaacatggaagagaaaatatatttttgaataaaatcaAATCAGAATTGGTCTATGTTCATGCCCTGTTAAACCAATTctaagaatcggtttataaggcttagtacataaaccgattgtaaaaTTTAAAAGTTTTTCTGTGAGTTTTTTCcgccataatcggtttatgttaatgaccacataaaccgattgtaaatTTGGGCATTTCATGAAACTGTTTTgctcacaacttcttcgtccgatgtcgaaatgatctcattctttttgcgttcaatattttcatgctctataatataaagataaaaaattcaAGATTTGTGCAAAAAAATTCAAACATGGTTAATGAATCGATTGATGTGTGCATTAGCATAAACCGATTGTgcttgatgttcatcacatcaacccaaaaatcggtttatgtaggtgtATCATATCTAACGATTTTGGAGAACATCaataacaatcggtttatgtggattCTTAAATAATCTGATTATGGGCATAGCGGTTAAGGAATCAAAGGTTGTACAATCAAGTTATATGGACATACatataatccgattctaacaaaaaaacatAGAGAAAAAACGGTTATCTCTTCCATACCAGAATTGGGCTATGTGGGCACTAACGTAAGCCGATTATGGTTCAATTTTCTCAAAACATAAAACACATCCAAGataatcggtctttgtgggcatgaacgTAAACCGTTTTTATATGCAATCGATTCACAAGTACACTaccgtaaaccgattctggtaaacccaaaaaaatttgatttaaaaaaaatcgaattttaAGTGATTGCATATTGCGATAACCTAATTTAGGGGATCGGGTTTGCTAGAAAAGTACTTGATTCGTGTCATTTTatgggagaagaagagaagaagaatcggTTAAAAGTGGAGATGGAGATGGgaatgaatttgaagttgattttgatttaagtttttagttatatgattttgattttagtttttagtttttagttttgttattagGATTTAATGAGTTCAAAATGGGGTGCTTCAAAATGCCAAAGTATGTCACTGACTCAATTGATAgagttcaaagaaaatactggtgGAGGAAACAAAATAAAGAAGGAATGAATCCAATTTCTTGGGCGCAGTTTGTAAACCCAAAAGAATAGGTGGAATGGGCTTTAAAAATACTACAAAATTCAATGATGCTCTTCTAGCAAAATTGGCATGGAAATGATTACAGACCAAAATTCTCTTTGTGCCAGAATTTTGAGTGTCAAGTAATTCTACAACAAAGATCCTTTAAGTGATAATATTACTCCTCATGGTTCTTCGATATGGAAAAGTATATATAGAGGACTACAGATTGTAAAGAAGTATTACATTTGGAGTGTGGGTGATGGTTCTAGAGTTAAAATATGGAGACACAATTGGATTGCAGATATACATCACTCAAAGCTCTCAAATGCAACACAATTCTCTGCCAATAATGATATAGTTCAGAGTTTAATTCAGCAAGAGACTCTACGATGGAATCAGCAAAAATAAGATCAAGTTTTCAACAgcacagagaagaagaaaattgaagaaattagAATCTCAGGAAATGGCAAAGACACTCTCAACTGGAGTCTAACAAGAAATGGAACTTTCATGGTTCAGTCCACCTATAAATCTCTaattcaagaaacaaatggagactgcatcaacaaagaagaacaaaaattttGGCTGAAAATCTGGCACTTAAAGCTTCCTTACAAGCTTAACTTATTCCTATGGATATGTTTAAAAGATATTCTGCAAACAAGAACTAGATTGGGAAGACACATTCAAATGGAAGACTATAGCTTCCTTTTCTGCAAACAACACCCAGAGACAGACATGCACATTCTTCTGCAATGTGATATTGCAAAAGGCATTTGGTTTACTCTACTTCCAAAAGCAATGCACTCCCAACAACACTTCAACTCTCTGCAAGATTGGATAAAATCCTGGAACCAAGCTCAGGGCATCATTCCCTTCAAAAATGAGAAAAGTATCCTTTTAGCTACAGTCATAATGTGGCAAATTTGGAAATCCAGATGCATTACAGTCTTTGAATAAAAAGTCACACACCCTAATAGTATCATAATAAGCATTAGGCAATTCTGCATGAAAGATAACATTTAAGGTAGTGAGACTAACTCTATAAGCAAAAATAACACCAGAAAAACTAAGGAAAAATGGAAGAAACCACCTGAAAAATGGTGAAAATTAAATTTTTATGATGCTTTTGATAATGATACAAACACATGTGGTATTGGACTAATCTTAAGAGACTGTGCAGGGGGATTCGTGGAGGCAATGGTGAAAGCTACAAAAGCTAGAGATGCAGAGCAGGGAGAAGATTTAGCTCTGCTAGAAGCTGTAGAATGGGTCAGAAGTAGAAGTTGGAGGAATATCATCATTGAAGGAGATTGTAAGACTGTTATTGAAGCTATGACTTCAAATTTTGGCAAATCCTCTTGGCAGGATCATAATCTTCTTTCAAATATTAGTAGGATAATAGAATCTAGTAGTAATATCAAATGTACTTTCGATCCTAGGACTGGTAATGAAACGGCTGATGGACTAGCCAAATATTCCAAAAGATATGAATGTAACCAAGTGTGGTCTGATAATAACCCACCAAGATGTATCCACTCAATTCTTGAGTTGGACAACTCTATGTAACTGTTTCCTTTGAGTAATGAATTTTCTTTtatgatcaaaaataaataaataaattggtagtattagtatttgataaagggtaaattggtagtttcaTCTCTTAATAACCTTTTTGGTCCTGTAGTCATTTAGccagttttttttttgggatgCACATTAAACCTTCACactcttatttttcctttttcttgagtgGAAATGCTGAAATAATTTAAAAGAGAAGTTGTAATTAGGCCAAAACCTCCATTTTATTTCAGAGATTACACTTATCTAcaattaattataaaaaaaaaattatgctttTTTTTATGATAAGGGAAAATATATATTAAGAAGAATCCAAGATTACAGTATTTAAAATAGGAAACAAATTCCTattgattttttcaaaaaaaaaaagatctcttGCCTCACAAACTAGTGATTCAGTTGCAAAACATGAGATACATGAAGATCTTGCTTCTTTAGCTAACTTATCTAGGGTAGATACTTAAAACACATACTACTAAAACTATTAACATAATTAAACATAGAAATGCACTTCTTGACATTGTTTTGCTCTCTCCGGTGAGGTTGGAAGTCGTTGTATTCATATATAGCAGAGATAGGATTTCTACAATCATTGAAAATTCAACAGGACTCCAGCTTCATTTCATCTAGCCAACTAAGAGCTTGCAGAAGTGCTTTGGCTTCAGCATCTAAGGGGCTGACTGCCCATCCAGAACCTGCTATGAAGTCACAATATCGCCTGTAATGTTTTTAATATTGATGGCAAAACCCATTGTATGATTAGTATCTTTATAAGAAGCATCAAAACTGATAAACCAAATCATATTATCTGGAATTTCTATATTCTTGGGTTCACATAAGGCTTTAGTGACCTGGATTGGTTTACTACTGGGAATGCTCATGTAATCTTTTTGAATTTTAGAAATCAGAAACATATGGTTAGGACTAACATGGTTAAACACAACATCATTTTTATAATTCCATAAAGACCAAGGATAAAAGAAATTTTTGAAATTTCTTTTTTCAGAACATTATCAATTAAACAGAATTCAAACCAAGCATTAATATCAACACAATAATTCATACTAGTTAAAGTAACGGGGTAGATAGCTTGGCAGATTATTCTGGTGCATCTGAAGTTAAAAAATAAGTGGTTTTCATCTTCCAACTGGCAATCATAGCACAAGCTACAACAAAAATAAGCATGTTTATTATATTTAGCTAATCTTTTTCCTAGAGGCAAAACCTTAGAAACTAATTTCCAACTGAATAACTTAATCCTAGGTATGCAGTCTATCCTCCAAAGAGATTTCCAGAAAAGCTTATCTGAACTATTAGGATTATTATTCGGCATAAAATGATAAGCATATTTGGTAGTGCATTCTCCAGAGGCATTATATTTCCATCTTATTCTATCAGACATATCAATGCAAAGAGAGATAGACTTAATCTTATCATGCATAGTTGggtcaatatatttttcttatgcttcaaaaaagaaaaaaaagattataACTTCTTAGTGCGCAACTAAATCTCTAACAGAATTGAATCGAAAACATTGTTGATTCTCCCCCATCTAAACCAAATGTTCAACTTCATTTATCACCTTCAGAATTTGCTCTTGGTCTTTTATGGGCCATCAATCTGTTGTTTCTTTCGTCCTAAATGGCTCTTTCATCCTAAATGGCTCAGAAAGTTGTAAATATTATCAAAGACCGAATCTTTCACCCCATGTTTCTTCACATTCCAAACTTTCAACCTTATAGCTGAGAAATTATAGTTTCGCCTTGTACCCACCTGGCATTAAAGCCTCCTATGGAGTAATACCAAATACTGCAGTAGTAAGTGATTGACAATTTCTGGTTGCATAAGACATAATGGGCACATATGATTCTGAAATCCCCTTCTCATTAAGTTATCAATTGTTGGGATTGCATTCAGCGCAGCTACCACATGAGAAACTGAACTTCAGGTGGCACAAACTTGATCCATATGCAAGAGACTGGAATCTGGTTGGGACAGGTTGGAAATTCCTCCACCAATCATTTATACCAAGTCTTGGCACTAAAACCACAAGCAATAGTGCATCCCAATTCATATGCTAACTCATCATCCAAGATTGGTGGTTTCCTAAATCAACAAACAATGATAGCATTTTAGGGATTTCATATTGAGTCAGGTTTAGGGATTTCAGAATGAATTAATAAGAAGGGAGAGAGTGGATCTCCATATCTTAAACCCTTTTATGGCTTGAATCTTGAGGTAGACACTCCATTTACAAACAATGAGTGTTGGGACGAATAAATACACCACTCAATCCAGCTGAACCGTTTAATACAAAACCATGAATTTCACAACACATTATTTATTGTGTGCCAGCTGACATTATGCCTTTTGAATGTCAAGCTTACTAAGAATTCCAGGTTCTTTATTTTTGAATCTTGTATCCACCAATCCCTGCAATTAGGATGTTGTCCAATATTTGCTTGTTTGAGATAAAAGCCCTTTTGGATTTTAGAGATCAATTTTGGTAGCACAGTTTTGAACCTTTGTGTAAGCACCTTTGAAATCCCTTTATAAACACTGCTGACCAGACTTATTGGTCTAACGTCTTGAGGAGATCCTACTTGATATTTCTTTGGAATTAAACTACAAAAGAGCAGTTCGTCTTCCAATCTATCTTTCTCTGATATTCAAATTCTCTGATTACAACCATGAAATTGTTTTTAAtaatttcccatgttttttttttgtagaattcCATATTGTAGCCATCAAGTCCTAGTGACttgttgtttttgaaatttttaaTCACCATCATATCTCATATTCTTTTATTTGTCTTTCAACCCACTTATTGTTTTCTGTTGAGATCTTTGTGAAAAATTCTTCGATCATTTGTGGCATGAATTTGTGCTTGCCTTAAACAGGTTAAAAAAGTATTTGAAATGTCTTCTCTTATGTCTTCTTAAAAAAGTTATCTTCTCCCTTGATCCCTAATTTTtgtatttccttcttctttcatTTGCTAATGTGTGAAAATACTTTGTATTTGCATCTCCTTCCTTGAAATGCTGAGTCTTTGCTCTTGTCAACTACTTCCTTGCATTCTCAAGATTTAGTTGCTTTAGTTTAGCCCTTGATTCCACTCTTTCATTGAATTTTGTTGTTGAAAAAGCTGTACTTTTGTCCAAAGCATTTAGAGTATCTATGAGGCCTTTGAAttcttatttcttttcctttAGTCTACTATATGTTGCTCTACTCCATCTTTTTAGAAAAAACTTCAGATTTTGGAACTTCTTTGGTATAATGAAGCTTGGAGTGCCATGATAAATCATAATATCCCACTATAATTTCAGGTCAGTTAGAAAGTCTGGATGTGAATACCAATAACTCTCTACTTTCAATGGTGCTTTATTTCTACTTACATTAGCAGTTGTTAATAATATAACAGAATGATCTGACAATGTTCTAAAAATCACAATTTGAGTAAGGAGTGGAAATTTACTTTCAAAATGTGGTGAAATAATGGCTCTATCCAACATGCAAAGTAGAGGATCAGGTTGCATGTTGCTCCATTTAAAGGGAGATCAA from Papaver somniferum cultivar HN1 unplaced genomic scaffold, ASM357369v1 unplaced-scaffold_19, whole genome shotgun sequence includes these protein-coding regions:
- the LOC113339011 gene encoding SKP1-like protein 1A, coding for MSTPSRMISLKSSEGEIFEVEDIIAHHSLTIKHMIEEDCADNPIPLVNVNSKILKMVIEYGKKHRESGGEITEVNEETQKWDKELVNVDQETLFHLLMAANYLNIKNLLDLTCETVASMIRGKTQQEIRDTFGIKNDFTPEEEEEVRKENQWAFN